ccTTCAGCCACTGTCAAAACTGAAATGTACAGTAAAATCCAGCTACATTTTCTTTTAAGAATGAAAGcccctcatggaactggcttatGACAAACTCACTCATGCTGAGCAACATGCTCCAGAAGTGCTATTTAGGGTTTGACATCAGCGACAGCATGTGTCTCGGCACCTCTTGTCCTGCCTTGTTTTCTACTGCCTGCATAAGTAGCTGTGTAGGTAAGCTGCATTTAAttccaaatcaaatcaaacctTTAAGAGAAGGTATGCGGTCACTATTCAGACTGTGATTAAATTATGCAATTAAAAAAAGCATGGAAAAAAGACACGAGTTGCAGCACTTTCTGTGTTTTGACccttaaatatatttagtaatATTCTGTTAGTAAattattaaatgtgttatttCATAAGAGgtgcaaaataaatacaataggAAAAATATCACTCATCCTCAATTCACAGTTCTCAGAAAAGGTGATTTTAGACAAACTGGCATTGACATACAATATTAGTTGTAAAATTCACTCATTAATCACAtcacaggattttaaaatgccaAAACCTCTGTTACATGGTTACCATGACTTAGGCATATATCCatataaagttaaaataaataaaggagacACAAAACTACATTTGATATATTGTGGATAACCAGTACACTGTACAATTATCGACTGCACTGTGTAATCAGAAGAATCACAAATACTTTGTCCAAGTTTTAAAGGCCTGGGTGCACTAAGAAACTCTTATACTGAAATTATTTGGcacttttttttcaaatattactGACCTTTCTCACAAGATTAAGGTTCGATACTTTATAAACCAGCCAAGGCTTCAGAAAGGTCAAGCTATTGTTCAAAAAGCATCAGCATCTATTTTGTTTGATCTTCAGTCTTGATCTTTTTCGTCTTATTCTTTCTCTCATTAATGATGACTCCATATTCATCCACACCCATACGGTTGTACTCTTAAAGTGGAAggttgttatatatttttgcattttatatattttatataactgcattttatataattgcattttatatattttatatatctgGGGAAACTCTTGTAATCTGTTATCAGTATGAGGCAACAATGATGTGAGAGTAAAAGGCATAGAACAGCTTTGCTTGCCTCGTATGAATTAGAATTAAATTGGTTGTTGACACTAATGAGTTAATCGCAGTTTATTGCACATATTGAATTTCTAAAACTACTGCAGCTCAGTGTATCCAGGCCTTTAAATTACATCAGTACAAACCcatctgcatacattgtttttttttcctaagtGTAAGAAAAGTCATATTGCTAGTTGTGTTGTATAAACATAGTATTTTGAAATTATTTGTAAACAAGCCTATAATAAACTGCAATAAACTTGTGCAAGGTAAGGCCTTGATAAATGTTCATGTTAACACAATTGCAGGATTTACAGTCACTGATTATTAGTCTTAATGGCTTGATAGGTAAGGTAGTAAACGGGAAGTGAGTATTGCTCTGAGACTACAATTTCATTCTCTCTGGAATCCTCCTCTACTTCGTGGCCTTGGGAATGTGTTGACGGCAGCTGCTTAAACAGAATAATTTGCTTTCTGCTTCCCTCCCCTTTTGCTTGTCTCACAGTtccttttttctatttttccatctttccatccctccctctgtttgtttctctctttcatcaCAGACCCTTGTTATAGGTCAGCACTTTGCAATCTGTTGCCATGGCGATTTCCGGCTCAAGGTGAGACGCCTTGATCTGTGTAGTGCAGAAAATTGATTAGCAAGCAGGTCTTCACAAAAACCTTCATTACTCATCTTGAAAAtaaccactcactcactcactcactcactcactcacaaaaaTTAATATCAGGTAGGTCAGCTGTGGAAAATTAGCCTTACAGCATCactgtttcctgtttgttttccggTTTTAAATGACTTCATGTTGGAGTCGAAAGTGAGCTGAATCAGTGCAGTCAGCAGCAACCTAACACTATTTGAGCTAGGGCTTCAGATAGGGCCATAACTTCTATGCTAAATTTTTGGCCATTCAATGACATAGAAGCTTGTTGTGGAAACCTACAAACCAAAATGTATTTACCGCTTCTGTGTTCAACCAAAACTATGATCAACAGATTGTTTTAAAGTAATGTCTaaagtaatgtttttaatacaacacTCATGATGGCTTAAttcaataaaaatgaacaaatccaTGTGGAAAAGAAACAGACATTTGATTATGTATGAAACATTGTAACCCTCTATATATAAAGATTCATGGCCATATGGACAGTACCTCAGACATCTGTGGGAAGAGGCTTATAGCGAAAGGGAGAGACAAACCAAACACAACCAGACACACAAGACTGTGAACAGGCAGCAGGAGTCGGCGATGAGCCTGCAACAGAGAGCgtctgagagagaggaagagatgaacacaacacacaggttttgaaaacaacatttttacTTCCTGGACATAAATGTACCATAAAACATACACTACATTATCAAAAGAATTCACCTATACTTTACAGCTACCGAAACATTTATGACATCTCATTCTAAGTCCATATGTATTGATATGGAGTTGGTGCCCCTTTACAGCTTCTActtttctgagaaggctttctACAACTTTTGGAGTAGCTGTGTCTGTGGTAATTCCTGTCCACAATGAAGAGCTTTTGTGGGTCaaaacactgatgttggatgagaggGCCTGGTTCTATTTCTGTTCTAGTTCAAatcaaaggtattggatggggTGAGATCAGGGTTCTGTGTAGCCCAGTCAAGgacatttccaaaaaaaagggttttttttttttttttttttttttttttttagtttttgacATAAAAATGCTAGCCATTCTTAATATTTGTATAAATGTAAAGATAAATGGACAAATACTTTTCAATTCTTTTTTACTAACttctataaaaagaaaaattgttGTCCTCATACTAAGTATTGTGCTCTCAGATTACCAAGTGCCAAGAAACCCAGACATAGGCTGTAACAATAAATatcacaaataataataataatatgctgGTAAAAATTCACTATCATTTCATTTCTAGCTGGATTTATGCATGATTAATAAAAATCTCTTACTTTTCCAGAAAGGCCATGATCACAGGAGGCAGGACAAAGATGGGCAGTGGCAGGACCACTCGTGTAAAGGCTGTCTCTATCAGCGCCTGTAAGGAGAGATAATATGCAGTAGTTATACTGTGCAGAAACAAAGCTAATCAGGGTATGCCTACACATGACCTTATTCCCACAGGTTCAGTGTAGTGCCCTGCATGCAGCAACTTCAAGTTTCACTTTCTGAAAATTTgtgtttcaaatatttttttcacagcaattttttaaatcagttttcTAGTTAAActgataaatgaaaataaaggcCACTAGAATGACTTGATTAGTTAATATTCCTGTATCATTTGATGGTAAgacttatatattatattatattatatgtaGATGTGTAAATTATGTATATCTTTGCCTCACATGTTTGGCTGCTATCCGTGAAGAGCCCACCACATTCCCATTGTTGTCCAGTACATCAATCCCCTCAGAGAGCTCACTGTGCCTCATCAGCACCACATTACAAATGTTAGCGCTTGCTGTGAGGGAGAGGAGACTAAGTGACAGTGCTGTATTCACAGCCAACACAAAACTGGTTTATTTAGTTCTTGCTCTGGATGACAGAACATATCATATTTTACCTCAGTGCTGCCCTCATAGAGACCCACAAGACCTCACAActagatttgtttttattgctcataaaatgtaaatttacagaaaCATATTGCAAACAGCACAGACAAAAAATCCACATTAGTTAGTATATGACTTGTTGTGGAgatcatattaaaaatataaaacaggatAAGCAACATTTGCACAAAATCCTTTCCAACCTATGTTCATTCTTTTGTACTATGGCAGTGTTTCCAAACACAGGAAATGTATTTAGTCCTGTTTTTCACATTCATTGCTCCCAAATGAATGGATCTGACTAGACAGCTTAAAATCAAACCTATACTGAGCTGGACTGAATGTGTTAGAGCTGGAGAAACAGCAAAATGTGCATGACATGGGATTCTCTGGGCCCTGGGTTGGAAAACACAGTGCTCTGGCACCAGTCAGTCAGCAGAGGGAGCCCAACACAACGTGGAATGTTCTGAGAATAAAAACTGACTTAAATAAAGAAACTTAAATATCTCAGCACTGTACTCACCTACAGCAGGGAAAGGGACAAACCTCTGGATGATGAGTCTGGTGGCTGGATTAAATTTCCTGGATTTCTCAATGAGAACATTCAAACCCACCTACAGTAGAACAGAGGAGTCAAACTATGAACAATATAAGAATTTAGGATTATCGCATGTGTGTTTACatctattaaaataaatacagtttgAAAAATATTGCTGTAATAAATTCTATTATATGAGGCTTATCtatctctccttttctctccttCTATCTATCAATACTTTTAACTTAAATAAGAAACAGGCATAAAATTAGAGattaaatctgaaaataaaaattgcAGTTATTCTCAGAACAATTGACAGGCTGTCCCTTAGAATACTATGTGTTTGGTTGTAGGGGCTGGTTTAGTGTTAAATAGAGCCGACTACAGTGTGGCACACCTGTGTAAGCATGCACACCATACTACACCAATAACAGTCTTTCTAAAAAAACTCATAATGCTACAGTTGTCTACCTTGGTAACATCCTTATacgtcactctggataagatcattcacacgtgtgtgtgtgtgtgtgtgtgcgcactccCATATATAAGTCATAATTTATCTGGACCATAAGACTGAAATCACGCACCGCTATTGAGACTGCACTGGTGACTGCTCCCAGGTATCCCTGAATAAACCTGGAGGTTGGTGTGGGCTGTGAAGGGAAACAGTTACATCAGTATTACACTCAGGAGAATTTACACTCCTCCTCACttttgaacacacacagctcatgaAGGCTTGGGGTCAGGAGCAGATGCAGAACAGATGTCCTGCTCGAAGCGGCAGCTGAAATCCAGTCAAATGGAAACGACACAAAGCAACGCTTCACTGACACTCCATCTGCAATTGCACTAAAACTGccttaaaacaaaacactgacctGGGGGACGTGAGTAAAACCACCGTACCTTTGTGGCATTGCGGTTGGCGTAGTTCACACAGGCGTTATGACTCTGATTTAACCACTGCAGGATGTAGAAGAGAACATACATGAAACACTGGATTTTAACATTCTTTACAACAGAAAAAATGTGAATCCACACTTCACCCACAGTCTCTAATTaatgaacacatttttttaaacaaggccTTTACCTGccaaaacacagtggacaacaGAGTCTGGTTTGGGAGGAGAAGGCCGACCACCTGCAAAAAACGAGTAGAGATATATTTTGTTACTTACTCACTTCCATCATAATGCTTATAAATTCCAGGATTGGAAAATTATTAGAGTACATAGAGACTGTTGAATATGTGAATAGAGACTTGTTTGGTGGAAATAAAATCCTTGTATGGATATGTAACAAAAACATGATCTAGTAGTTTTTTAATGACtcttaatataaataatttctttttttccatgtAATGTCTTTCAGAAATCTCTGTTTAGCTTCTGAGAGTGTCGTGATGTCTGCAGGCATTTGGGACACAGCTAAAACAACTGCTTcctcattttaatcatttgtaGCCTATCAAACATGATAAAAACTATCACAATGCAATGCAAGTCTATAATTGTGTGGTGGCAGGGCCTTTATTATTTTCCTAAAGAATTTTAcatccattatcttgggcaggATTTACATCACGGTGACCGGCAGAAGTTACACCCAGAAGCATGCGGGGTTGCTTTCAGCTGTTTTAATAACTAACCTCAATCATTGTCCTGATGTCAAAGTTACAAAAATGTTTCGTAGATTTTTATAGGACGCATTTTAATTTACGTAGAATATATTATTTAGTATTCATCCCTTCAGATATCTCAGTAATGTTTAGTTGATTTTGACTAAGCTAGGTTCTCTGGCCTAGTGCTGTCAAAACAAACAGTGACTTACGATTGGTGTTCCAAATGGGACATAACCTATTGAAAAAAACAGTAACACAAACATAAAGACTGAAGCCCTGtgaaaaacatatattaaaccctgtgagatatatatatatatcaaaaaaaaatcctatatATAAAGAGCAAAGTTCAAACACAATCCTCACAGTGTGGAGCAATTAACATTCCCTTCTCATCTCACACATGTCTCTAAGGGGATGTGAGGATATTAACATCAGGgtaaatgtaataaacacattatatGGAAATGTAttccaacatttcttttgaaatgaatGGTATTAAAACTATGTATAGCTGTATATATACAGCTTCATAactccacagcccaaagctgaTGGGCTGATTGATTACGCCATTTTAGGCAACACTTGACACTGGCCATATTGACTCTATATGCAGAGCATATGTTGGTGATatattttctgtggagattagcCAAACTGTAGATGTCCAACTGAATATTTGGGTCTAGGGATGAACCTTAAAGTAGCAGAATTCACTAATTACAAAGGGTGTCTATGAATCTTTTTTCCCCCATATATGCTCCAACACTGCACTCTACTAAACTGTCCCTGTCATTCAATTCACTGGGGTGCATCCATCATTGGCGCATGTTCATTAACATTATTTAGAAAACAGAACTGCACTTATGGAGTTATGATTCTTAAATTGACGATGCCATTTATCTTGCCTGACTCCAGACTTTTTATATTATCTTTCTTAGGTTATTAACATGTACTAATATGCCCTTTTTCCCTTGGTAAACCTTTGTTAGCAAACACAATTGGAAATTAAGACCAGTGTTGAAACTTAAGGGTGTAAATTTACATTGTGAACAACAATCTGTAAGCTGCACTGTTTCTGATGGTGAAGAAAACTAATATAATAGTTTTCTCTTGTTTTAGTCGTTAATGAACATGTGAAAGAAGACAGAAAAACTATTTTAAGAAagacacaaaatataaaaaattcaaCCCATTTCCCCAAAGTTCATGAAAGTTGATGAATGAAAAGTTCATTCAAAAAGGTAAGTTGTGTGTAAGTGATATAGTGTGATATGGAGTTTTATTTAGTTCTATTTACTAAGGTAGAATTTCACAGTGGTGATAAGAGAAAACATTTCTTCTCCAGAAGTTCAGGTGAATATATGTAAGTCCTAGCGATAAAATGGTAGATACTCTGacccctggttcctatcaacATCTCTGCAAGCATAAAACAGCCAAAGAGAGTGCCATTTATTTCACTTGCATATattcatttcattatatttgtcGCTCATGTATGGAGATCTAAAGCCCGGTCAAACACTGTATAAGGCCATCGTACCTGACATGCGAAAAGGCATGAAGATCTTCTGTCCAGTGTCAGGGTGAATAATAGCCTGCAGTGGGGTGAATAAATCTTGCCTGTTTATTGTGTTGGCCTAGATCCAATTAACCTCAACAGTGAACATACATGTTTTGTCTCACCTGCTTCACTTTCTGAGCCTCCCACAGctaaaaaaagatataaaacacacactataTCAGTAACAGTAGTGCTTTTCCATTTACAGATATAAGaatattttatacacacactgaaGACTTGTGCATTTCAAATTACTTAAATCAGTACGGCACATCACAAACCATTAGAAATGCAGTTTTTACCCTGCAGCTACAAGCTTTCATTTCATGCCAGTGACACATTAATTTCAGAACAAATCTCGGTTTATCAACCACGATATTAACTGCAGTAAATATGTTGTTAAAAGTAGAATGGTGCCTTTAATGCTTGTTATGTTTCTATTGCTTCACCTGCTGGTCTGTTGTTCCAAGAGGGAGAGTTCCATGTTTAAAATGGTCTAGCAGTGCAACACATTCCTTTAAACGAGCCTGAAACAATGATGAAGAAGTCATGACTAAAAAAAGACATATGATTTTCAGTTAATAAGTAGTGAGCTTTGGAATTTTTGGAATTTGAAAAATTTAACCATTGATCATTTTACGGACATTAAACAGACATTATTTATCGTTTGGAAAATTAAAGCATAATATAAAAGCACACTGTATTTCCAAAGATTTGGGGTCATCAAAAGTTTAACTGACATTTAGTATTTTATTGTACTCtccagtaacagcttctaataTTTGGGTAGGCTTTAGTTtaaatgctggaacatttctgtgaagatctgACTGCAATTAGCCATGACAGCATTAAAAGTTAAATATTATACCACTTTCCAGAAGGGGTACAAAATAAATGTCTGCTatatgctttgttcaaaataccacagggTAAACAAAGCAATTGTcttaccctgtctaaacagccctgatcAGAACAACCTGTTTCAGGGTCTGTTCCAGTACTTCACAACAAGCCACTATTCATCTCACCCCTGAGTGAACAGCAGCAAGAAGTGAGCGAGCAGAAGCTCTTGTTCTTGctatttttgttcagttttctattctctcattttttatttttttctttgagttatttaataaaatatccaCTTTAAAGAACCCaagttaatgattaattgtaGGTTACAAACTCTGTGGTACTTTACACCCCTCTGGACCTTACGTGGCATTAATCATGGTAACTATAGGTTCATGTCCCAGAATGTCCCATTTTGTTTTATGCTGCTCTATGCAAaaattataaggggtgtctacaaacctttggacataaaGAATAACACGTTTCAGTGAAAGTATTTTACAGTAGGTATGAAAGTGAGTGTTTTTACCTCTGATACGAAGAGGGTTCTGGGATCTATGATGTCTACAAAATGTCTGAACCTGCCAAGGAATGTGCTCTGAAGGAAAAACAAATTCCATTAAAAAGGGCAATCACAAACTGCTGAGTCTGCACTAACCACCAGCAGAGTGCTAGCTCAGAGTCCACTCACATGCACATACAGCTatgcagttgtgtgtgtgtgtgtgttgctgtagtTGTGGCTTTaatatttctgctgtttcaggTCCAATCACAAGATGTGAAGTAATTCCTGATGCTTATTCCATTCATCATTCTGTTCAACACTGCATATAAAGCTGTTTCATTACTCTGGTGTATGTAAATTTTCCTGGTTATGATTGTCTGTGCTGTATATTTCCTCATTCAAAAAGCAGTCTGCGTTGACAAAATGTACTCACAGTGCTACTAATTAAATAGGGGGTTTTTGAGCCTTCTTTATTTTATATGGACAGAATGGACTGGGGAGGGGATAACAAGAGTGTAAGATTTCATTCTTAATATCAATTTTCCCGTTATAtgctcttttatatatatatcctacTTTTTCACTTActgcattatttttaaaactttaaaggCTTTAACGTTTATggctgaaataaaaacaaactaacaaTATATTAATTGGTTGTGCAaaaacaaactcataaattAACCATTTGGTCCACTCTCCACTGTTAAAATGAGGTTAGTCACAGACTCAGCTTGGTTACTGTTGCTACTGCTGTTCTCAACTCTCTGTTCCTGTCTGGTGGGAGAGCTGATGCCAGTGGCATCCTGAGTGCCAACTGTTTGAGAGGCCCGATGGTAGGGCATGCCAAGGGTTTCTTTGGTACAAATCATGAGAAAAGAGTGGCTTCAATCAGCTGAATCTAAGGCCTTTGCTTCTTGTGAGGTATCTGCAGAAGAAACAGAAATAGCTCTCAAGGTCTCGGGAGCCAGGAGTTCTCGCTACCTTTTATCTTTAAATATCAGCCAGCTCCAAAAATGTGCCAAGCTCACTCCCTTCCCTGCAAACACTGCTTCCGAGGTGCATGCGCCTGCATCAAAGCCCTGAATTCTCTTTGCAGTGGTATGTGTGCGGAAGTCTGCTGGAGAAGACGCTTGTTAATAATGCATATGTTTCTGCTCTCCGGAGAATATGCCTCGCAGATCTGAGAGATGCAGCAAGCTGTAGCCCTGcaagaacaaaaaaatcttGCTGTATCCTTCAGCTGCCCTCCATCCAACTAAAAACAGCAGCAAAGAGGCAGATCCCTGATACCTGTCCCATTATTACAGAAAATGGGCTACTGTGTGTCCTGCAATACAGAGAAAATCACACATTGATTCATACTGATTTACTGAGcactaaagaaaacactggCATTAAAAATGAGAACAAGCGCATACGGCTTGTTCCAATTACTCCTGCTAGTCATTAAATGACTATGAGTGCAGAGTCAGTAACTCAGCCAAGGCCATTCTCTATTCACAGTTCAGAACAAATCACCAATAAAGTAGGTAATATTTCATGTTCGAGATGAAGTCTTATCAGATAACAACACAGGGAGTGCAATCAACCTGAACATTGCACCTTGCTCAGTCCAAGAACAAAGTGATGCACACAgcaaatatagtaaaataaattgtagGACAGGAGATAAGTGACAGACCTGTGCTCTGGAtttaaatgtctaaaaataattttgtctaGAGTTGCACATCTATGTCTAAGacactttttacaactggtCATCATGTCTTGAGGATGACTGTATCTAGAAAAAAATGCATGTGAGAATGCACCTAAGACCTGCATgaaattgttttaaacatgaTCACACAAACCACTACCTGTTATACAAGTGTACATTTCACATTCAGCAACCAAAAACCCTCCATTTAGAACCAAAATCCTTCCAAATCCAACCAATACTTTACCTCTCAAACCTTtcccaaaacaaataaaaccccAAATAGAACCCAACCTAATGCAGCTATACCCTCCCAAAAAATGACAAATCCTCCTGATACATAAAAAACACTACCTTACGCACCCACACCTTTCACAACTAAAGCCTTTCTCAACGTGAACAAACCCctcccaaaataataataaaagtttctCTCACTGCAACCAAAACCACAGCTAATTTAATCAAATCCCtcccaaaacaaagaaaactccTCCCACTGCAACCAAAACCCCACCTAAATTAATCAAACCCCTCCCAAAACAATGAACCCCCCCCCTCCACAGTTCAGTCAAAAACACACCTAAATCAATCAAACCCCTCCCAAAATAAATACCCCTCCCTTGCAACCCAAACACCACCTATATCTAATACATTACtcgggaaaaaaaaagcaactccCTCCCAATGCAAAGTCCCACCTACAACCAAACCCCTCCCAATGATTGTGATACAAGCTGATTTGAAAAATTCTCACCATACTGAAATCAGATTTCAACCCAAATAATTGGATATCCATTTTTGACAATCCTGTGTAAACACTCTGGTTAAAATCATGTTGTACTAGTCACATGAAATGAGCAGGTGTAGACAGGCTCCAAATATTATGACTTGTATAGCAAAATATCATGTAGTTACAATATTTCACACCATTATTCTTCATCCAGCTGTGAACATGTCTGAGTATGAAGAGAATGATGGGCATGTGTGATCAGGTCTGGCGTGGACTGAGTTTTAATCGGAGACCCCATTAATTAAAGCTGACCGTGGTGTTGCCATGGAGCCTGAGGGATTTAAATAGACAGTCATTCGTTTGTCCGACCACCACGACAGGACTTGAGAAGATGGAGGGTTAAGGAAAGAAGAAGACGAGCAATTACGTTGCATTCTTTGCCCTGATGTGACCCAGATTTCAGGAAACAGCTGAAAAACAAGCATCCACAGCACTGGTAACAGTCTGAAAATAATAACTAACAGATAGGACTTTCAACTCTGAACATGAAGAGAAAGGACCAGCAGCTGTGTGCACAACTTCACCCATCATTTCAGGCAGAAGTTTGAACACCCCTGATGTGAAGATATTTAATGACATTTAAGTGAAATTTAATGCATTCTCTATGAACAAATATGTCAATGTAGTGCAATTATACTAACACATGCaaaatcacacatacacaaaattaCACACTAACAAAAGACAATGAAGCATGCAATGGATAATGTGCATTCATTTCTACAAGGAACCTACTTCGATTACACAATCTGTTTGATTCAGCACAAAAACATGTAACTTTGTGTTTtcttattttcaaaaacacaatCAACTAAACATGTCATGTGACCAGGGGTGTCAAAACTACTACTACACAGCGGTAACTGGAGCAAATAAACGTCCACGGGGGAAACCCAGGGACGGGGGAAAAAGTATTTAAACAATCTCG
This region of Hoplias malabaricus isolate fHopMal1 chromosome 17, fHopMal1.hap1, whole genome shotgun sequence genomic DNA includes:
- the sfxn5b gene encoding sideroflexin-5b isoform X2, which gives rise to MLESAVYPVFRLGRPRYDQSTFLGRFRHFVDIIDPRTLFVSEARLKECVALLDHFKHGTLPLGTTDQQLWEAQKVKQAIIHPDTGQKIFMPFRMSGYVPFGTPIVVGLLLPNQTLLSTVFWQWLNQSHNACVNYANRNATKPTPTSRFIQGYLGAVTSAVSIAVGLNVLIEKSRKFNPATRLIIQRFVPFPAVASANICNVVLMRHSELSEGIDVLDNNGNVVGSSRIAAKHALIETAFTRVVLPLPIFVLPPVIMAFLEKLIADSCCLFTVLCVWLCLVCLSLSL
- the sfxn5b gene encoding sideroflexin-5b isoform X1, which encodes MLESAVYPVFRLGRPRYDQSTFLGRFRHFVDIIDPRTLFVSEARLKECVALLDHFKHGTLPLGTTDQQLWEAQKVKQAIIHPDTGQKIFMPFRMSGYVPFGTPIVVGLLLPNQTLLSTVFWQWLNQSHNACVNYANRNATKPTPTSRFIQGYLGAVTSAVSIAVGLNVLIEKSRKFNPATRLIIQRFVPFPAVASANICNVVLMRHSELSEGIDVLDNNGNVVGSSRIAAKHALIETAFTRVVLPLPIFVLPPVIMAFLEKRSLLQAHRRLLLPVHSLVCLVVFGLSLPFAISLFPQMSEIKASHLEPEIAMATDCKVLTYNKGL